One window of Patescibacteria group bacterium genomic DNA carries:
- the der gene encoding ribosome biogenesis GTPase Der, translating to MPKTKKKLPLVVIFGRTNVGKSTLFNTLVEKHQAIVSDIAGTTRDSNVNIVRWGGFAFELIDTGGIINPNEETLFDKRKPISTENPPRLAGLGTPPKRGSGKEIKTEEEINIKVQKQAVQYLKLADLVLFVVDNKTGILPADRQMINVLRKNLTGEIEKKIMLVANKVDSQAQQADAAEFNKLGLGEPFMISAVTGSGTGDLLDLIAKFLKKKKLSVKEKTEEEEKISVCMLGKPNVGKSSLLNSLLGYEKVIVSPIPHTTREPQNTELEYLGKKIILIDTAGISQHAHQAEGLEKYGVEKSLATLRRSDIVLLVLDINEILTHQDAKLVEEIVEAGKSLIIIANKWDLVKERNTKKYTAEIRDHFPFANWAPIQFASAKTGEKVQKIFDLILELEAARKIQLSNSQLAHFLSKIVKIHRPAKGKGTRPPHIYEFKQEGIDPPVFEVRIGPDDNLHFSYTRFIINQLREKYGFNGVPIKIFVSNKPKVHGQMGLPGRKRAIPGRPPAVPRRFRAARRK from the coding sequence ATGCCTAAAACTAAGAAAAAATTGCCCTTGGTGGTCATTTTCGGCCGGACCAATGTGGGTAAATCCACGCTTTTCAACACTTTGGTCGAAAAGCACCAGGCGATCGTCTCCGATATCGCCGGCACGACCCGCGACAGCAACGTCAATATCGTCCGCTGGGGCGGTTTTGCTTTTGAATTGATCGATACCGGCGGCATCATCAACCCTAACGAGGAAACACTTTTCGATAAACGCAAACCTATATCGACTGAAAACCCACCCCGCCTCGCCGGGCTCGGCACCCCTCCCAAGAGGGGAAGCGGCAAAGAGATCAAAACCGAGGAAGAGATCAATATCAAAGTCCAAAAACAGGCGGTGCAATATTTAAAGTTAGCCGACCTGGTACTTTTTGTCGTTGATAATAAAACCGGCATTTTGCCTGCCGACCGGCAAATGATCAATGTCTTGCGGAAAAATTTGACCGGCGAAATCGAAAAAAAAATAATGCTCGTTGCCAATAAAGTCGATTCACAGGCGCAACAGGCTGACGCGGCTGAATTCAACAAACTCGGTTTGGGCGAACCGTTTATGATTTCCGCCGTGACCGGTTCAGGCACCGGCGATCTTTTGGATCTCATTGCCAAATTCTTGAAAAAGAAAAAATTGTCCGTCAAAGAAAAAACCGAGGAAGAGGAAAAAATCTCCGTCTGCATGCTGGGCAAACCGAACGTCGGCAAATCCTCGCTTTTGAATTCTTTGTTAGGTTATGAAAAAGTGATCGTCTCGCCGATTCCCCATACGACCCGCGAACCGCAGAACACCGAATTGGAATATCTGGGCAAAAAAATTATTTTAATCGACACAGCCGGAATCTCCCAGCACGCGCACCAGGCCGAAGGTTTGGAAAAATACGGCGTGGAAAAATCTCTGGCCACGTTGCGCCGCTCGGATATCGTCTTGCTTGTTTTGGATATTAATGAAATTTTAACCCATCAGGATGCCAAACTGGTCGAAGAAATCGTGGAAGCCGGCAAAAGTTTGATCATCATCGCCAATAAATGGGACTTGGTCAAAGAAAGGAATACTAAAAAATATACGGCGGAAATTCGCGATCATTTTCCTTTTGCCAATTGGGCGCCGATCCAATTCGCTTCGGCCAAGACCGGCGAGAAGGTACAGAAAATATTTGATCTGATTCTGGAATTGGAAGCGGCCAGAAAAATCCAATTATCCAATTCACAGTTGGCGCATTTTCTTTCCAAGATCGTCAAAATCCACCGCCCGGCCAAAGGCAAAGGAACGCGGCCGCCGCATATTTATGAATTCAAACAGGAGGGCATCGACCCGCCGGTTTTTGAAGTCCGCATCGGCCCCGATGACAATCTGCATTTTTCCTATACCCGCTTTATCATTAATCAATTGCGCGAGAAATACGGCTTCAACGGCGTGCCGATCAAAATTTTTGTGTCGAACAAACCGAAAGTTCACGGCCAAATGGGCTTGCCCGGCCGCAAGCGCGCCATCCCCGGCCGCCCGCCGGCCGTACCGAGAAGATTCAGGGCGGCAAGACGGAAATAA
- the pth gene encoding aminoacyl-tRNA hydrolase: MKIIVGLGNPGQEYENTRHNSGFMLVDKLAADAGATWKFNKHFKAELAESRGVFFVKPQTFMNESGVAVALVLSYYKLLPKTLGILKAKGADLSQILTVIHDDLDIEFGTYKISVDSRSAGHKGVQSIIDHLKTKNFQRIRLGIKSADRGQIPADKFVLMKFSNEEKEKIGNLIRTIKI, encoded by the coding sequence ATGAAAATAATAGTAGGCTTAGGTAACCCGGGCCAGGAATACGAAAATACGCGCCACAATTCCGGCTTTATGCTGGTCGATAAATTAGCCGCCGATGCCGGAGCGACTTGGAAATTCAACAAGCACTTCAAGGCCGAGCTGGCCGAAAGCCGGGGCGTTTTTTTCGTGAAACCGCAAACTTTTATGAATGAATCGGGCGTCGCGGTCGCTTTAGTCCTGTCTTATTATAAATTGCTTCCCAAAACTTTGGGAATTTTGAAAGCCAAAGGCGCCGATCTGTCCCAAATATTAACCGTCATTCATGATGATCTGGATATTGAATTCGGCACCTACAAAATTTCCGTTGATTCCCGCTCGGCCGGGCATAAGGGCGTGCAATCGATCATTGATCATCTCAAGACCAAAAATTTCCAGCGCATCCGCCTCGGCATCAAATCCGCCGACCGCGGCCAAATTCCGGCCGACAAATTCGTCTTGATGAAATTCAGCAATGAGGAAAAAGAAAAAATCGGTAATTTAATTAGAACTATAAAAATTTAA
- a CDS encoding NUDIX domain-containing protein gives MVRNVAVIILFDKDKKILLQHHADNLRLTPGYWAFFGGPIEDGETPEQAVKREALEELEYPLSNPKLIMKQNFLSHGDNNEKYVFMEEYDLNKKITLGEGQDLGWYALPEATQLKIFGHDLEVLKYIANKY, from the coding sequence ATGGTGCGCAACGTAGCCGTTATAATTCTTTTCGACAAAGATAAAAAAATATTGCTCCAGCATCATGCGGATAATTTAAGATTGACGCCTGGCTATTGGGCATTTTTCGGCGGCCCGATCGAAGATGGAGAAACTCCGGAGCAAGCCGTAAAACGAGAGGCTCTGGAAGAATTAGAATACCCGCTTAGCAATCCAAAACTAATAATGAAGCAAAACTTTTTATCACACGGCGACAATAACGAAAAATATGTTTTTATGGAAGAGTATGATCTGAATAAAAAAATCACTTTGGGCGAAGGGCAAGATTTGGGCTGGTATGCTCTTCCTGAAGCAACCCAATTAAAAATTTTCGGCCACGATCTGGAAGTTCTCAAATACATTGCAAACAAATACTAA
- the dprA gene encoding DNA-processing protein DprA, with product MNFADKNYLVALTYFRKFGPVSLKKLKNYFPSWQNIFHAPVGEIVRAGIEEKTALEFSQERKNIVPEKIAEYLARENIQTISLEEDEYPELLKEIFYPPFLLYYKGDLALNGLKTLAVVGARKCTYYGQQAIEKIIPPLVAHKILIVSGLAIGIDSLAQLETVKAGGRTIAVLGSGIDKKSIYPAQNLLLAEQIIARGGSVVSEFPPGTPPLRQNFPQRNRIIAGLAQATLVVEANQKSGSLITARFALEEGREVMAVPGNIFSPSSEGPNNLIKSGAKPIFSADDILESFGFFSEKNPENSPKDFSQFNIDERKILEKLSCEPIHTDELIRATQLDTKIINSTLTILELKKAVKNVGGGNYILAN from the coding sequence ATGAATTTTGCCGATAAAAATTATTTGGTCGCCCTGACTTATTTTCGAAAATTCGGCCCGGTCAGCTTGAAAAAATTAAAAAATTATTTTCCTTCCTGGCAAAATATTTTTCATGCTCCGGTTGGAGAAATCGTTCGCGCCGGAATCGAAGAAAAAACCGCGCTGGAATTTTCTCAAGAGAGAAAAAATATCGTGCCGGAAAAAATCGCCGAATATTTGGCGCGGGAAAATATCCAGACCATTTCGCTTGAGGAAGATGAATATCCCGAATTGCTTAAAGAAATATTTTATCCGCCTTTTCTTCTGTATTATAAAGGTGATCTTGCGCTTAATGGCCTGAAAACTTTGGCCGTGGTCGGCGCGCGCAAATGCACTTATTACGGCCAGCAGGCGATCGAAAAAATAATTCCGCCGCTGGTCGCCCACAAGATATTAATAGTCAGCGGTTTGGCGATCGGCATTGATTCGCTGGCGCAATTGGAAACAGTTAAGGCAGGCGGCCGGACGATCGCCGTGCTTGGGTCAGGAATTGATAAAAAAAGCATCTATCCGGCGCAAAACTTATTGCTCGCCGAACAAATTATCGCCCGAGGCGGAAGCGTAGTTTCCGAATTTCCTCCCGGCACTCCGCCGCTCCGGCAAAACTTTCCCCAGCGCAATCGGATCATCGCCGGATTAGCCCAAGCAACGCTCGTTGTCGAGGCCAACCAGAAATCCGGTTCGCTCATCACGGCGCGCTTCGCCTTGGAAGAAGGCCGCGAGGTCATGGCCGTGCCAGGAAACATCTTTTCTCCGTCTTCCGAAGGCCCGAATAACTTAATAAAATCAGGGGCAAAACCAATATTTTCCGCTGATGATATTTTGGAATCTTTTGGATTTTTTTCCGAAAAAAATCCGGAAAATTCTCCCAAAGATTTCTCGCAATTCAACATCGATGAAAGGAAAATTCTGGAAAAATTATCCTGCGAACCGATTCATACTGACGAACTCATCCGCGCCACTCAACTTGACACAAAAATAATAAATAGTACACTAACAATATTGGAACTGAAAAAAGCCGTAAAAAATGTCGGCGGCGGGAATTACATACTAGCTAATTAG
- the topA gene encoding type I DNA topoisomerase, whose translation MDLIIVESPTKAKTITKFLGKGFTVESSYGHVRDLPKSEMGIDIEHDFAPSYIIPTAARKNVTKLKKLAAKADKVILATDEDREGEAIAWHLLEALDIPAEKTERIAFHEITKEAIEEALKTPRELDLNLVDAQQARRILDRLVGYELSPFLWKKVARGLSAGRVQSVAVRLIVEKEREIQAFKPEEYWDILGKFLTAKSESFEASLNKIDGKTVEKLAIKSKEEADKILADLNNAKYIVAGVEQKQSKKNPPAPFTTSTLQQAANSILGFSAKQTMMIAQQLYEGTEIAGEGQVGLITYMRTDSLNLSIKFLTDAQAYLKNNFDAKYLIAEPRTFKTKSKGAQEAHEAIRPTEASRAPESLEASLTPNQFKLYKLIWQRAIASQMPEAIVNSASINIDAQNTPYQFRATGQTLVFDGYLKIYPEKTSDNILPTVAEKEEVKLESLGGEQHFTKPPARYSDATLVKQLEEYGIGRPSTYAPTIATIIERNYVERDDAKKLKPTEIAFVVNDLLVAHFPQIVDFKFTADMENNLDAVAEGEKKWQPVINDFYQPFHKNLTAKYDEVDKNKIMPEEKSNEVCDKCGSPMIIKTGRYGKFLACSGFPKCKNIKSMDKNKDGKNDGQDEKITAQMDALKEKYKAEVCEKCGSPMIIRNGRFGMFLACSAYPKCKNIKNMEENKVGTGITCPACGKGEIVQKRSRRGIFYACNNYPECKNAYSGKPVEEKCPECGALLMEGKDGLKCSSKECEYEKK comes from the coding sequence ATGGATCTAATCATCGTTGAATCTCCAACTAAGGCTAAAACCATCACCAAATTCTTGGGCAAAGGTTTTACCGTCGAATCTTCCTACGGCCACGTGCGCGATCTCCCTAAAAGCGAGATGGGTATTGATATTGAGCACGATTTCGCGCCTTCCTATATTATACCGACCGCGGCCAGAAAAAATGTCACTAAATTGAAAAAATTGGCGGCCAAAGCCGACAAAGTCATACTCGCGACCGATGAAGACCGCGAAGGAGAAGCGATCGCCTGGCATTTGCTGGAAGCTTTGGATATTCCGGCCGAAAAAACCGAACGCATCGCCTTCCATGAAATCACCAAGGAAGCGATCGAAGAAGCTTTGAAAACTCCGCGCGAACTGGATCTGAACCTGGTCGATGCCCAGCAGGCGCGCCGCATTCTGGATAGATTAGTCGGCTATGAACTCTCCCCTTTCCTTTGGAAAAAAGTCGCCCGCGGCTTGTCCGCCGGCCGCGTCCAATCAGTCGCCGTCCGCTTGATCGTTGAAAAAGAACGGGAAATCCAGGCCTTCAAACCGGAAGAATATTGGGATATCTTGGGTAAATTCTTGACTGCCAAGAGTGAAAGCTTTGAAGCGTCGCTCAACAAGATCGACGGCAAGACCGTGGAAAAATTGGCCATCAAGAGCAAAGAAGAAGCTGATAAGATTTTAGCCGATCTGAATAATGCTAAATATATAGTAGCCGGTGTCGAACAGAAGCAAAGCAAAAAAAATCCGCCCGCCCCGTTCACCACTTCGACCCTGCAGCAGGCGGCCAACTCGATCCTGGGCTTTTCCGCCAAACAGACGATGATGATCGCCCAGCAATTATATGAAGGTACGGAAATAGCCGGCGAGGGCCAGGTCGGTTTGATCACTTACATGAGAACCGACTCGCTGAATTTATCGATAAAATTCCTGACTGACGCCCAGGCTTATTTGAAAAATAATTTTGACGCTAAATATCTAATCGCCGAGCCGCGGACATTCAAGACCAAGAGCAAGGGCGCCCAAGAAGCGCATGAAGCGATCCGCCCGACCGAAGCCAGCCGCGCTCCGGAATCTTTGGAAGCATCGCTTACTCCCAACCAATTCAAGCTATATAAATTGATCTGGCAAAGAGCTATTGCCTCGCAGATGCCGGAAGCGATCGTCAACTCGGCTTCGATCAATATCGACGCGCAAAATACTCCTTATCAATTCCGCGCCACCGGTCAGACTTTGGTGTTCGACGGCTATCTGAAGATCTATCCGGAAAAAACTTCCGACAATATTCTGCCGACCGTGGCGGAAAAAGAAGAGGTTAAGCTTGAATCGCTCGGCGGCGAACAGCATTTTACCAAGCCGCCAGCCCGCTATTCCGACGCGACCTTGGTCAAACAACTGGAAGAATACGGCATCGGCCGCCCTTCCACTTACGCGCCGACCATCGCCACGATCATTGAAAGAAATTATGTCGAGCGCGATGATGCCAAGAAATTAAAGCCGACCGAGATCGCCTTTGTCGTCAATGATCTCTTAGTGGCGCATTTTCCTCAGATCGTTGATTTTAAATTTACCGCTGATATGGAAAATAATCTGGACGCGGTCGCCGAAGGCGAAAAGAAATGGCAGCCGGTGATCAATGATTTTTATCAGCCCTTCCATAAAAATTTAACGGCCAAATATGACGAGGTCGATAAGAATAAAATTATGCCTGAAGAAAAATCCAACGAAGTCTGCGACAAATGCGGTTCGCCGATGATCATTAAGACCGGCCGCTATGGAAAATTCCTGGCCTGTTCCGGTTTCCCCAAATGCAAGAACATCAAATCGATGGACAAAAACAAAGACGGCAAAAACGACGGCCAGGACGAAAAGATCACCGCGCAGATGGACGCCCTAAAAGAAAAATACAAAGCCGAGGTCTGCGAAAAGTGCGGTTCGCCGATGATCATCCGCAACGGCCGCTTCGGTATGTTCCTCGCCTGCTCCGCCTACCCGAAATGCAAGAATATCAAGAATATGGAAGAGAATAAGGTCGGCACCGGCATCACCTGCCCGGCCTGCGGCAAAGGCGAAATAGTGCAAAAACGCTCCCGCCGCGGCATCTTCTACGCCTGCAACAATTATCCTGAATGCAAGAACGCCTACTCCGGCAAACCGGTTGAAGAGAAATGCCCCGAGTGCGGCGCACTCTTAATGGAAGGCAAAGACGGCCTCAAATGCTCGAGCAAGGAGTGTGAATACGAGAAGAAGTAA
- a CDS encoding nuclease-related domain-containing protein, translating into MATTYNQIGSLTELLSKLGERKIDDFQTLEDIRLFRRNYQGSLELIKQKNKERLLQDISRLESEYAKFSLELDRATKERRQLLEKEKVDIFQKIAYLKKTNNPITEFISWFKRKKLLNRMSVLELNFEEEVKKPFRHEIKVIEALKKEHEDKSNNTEKWIDSLSEAEIDRMKFVLSVLDENKNLFYGAEGEERAFSELSRLPDSYFVINDYRREFYRPIYDKRNDDRIHSIQIDHIVVGPTGIHIVETKNWSQASVENLDLFSPVKQLRRSSFAMFVLLNQAVENGELNVFNISWGGQKISPKNIILLMNHKPSEEFQYVKILSLNEINRHIIYGNKVFSNTEVDALVKYLRAEE; encoded by the coding sequence ATGGCTACGACATATAATCAAATTGGATCACTAACTGAACTTTTAAGTAAATTGGGCGAGCGAAAAATAGACGATTTTCAAACTTTAGAAGATATTCGTCTTTTTAGAAGAAATTATCAGGGTTCCTTAGAATTAATAAAACAGAAAAACAAGGAACGTTTATTACAAGACATAAGCAGGTTGGAGTCTGAATATGCAAAATTTTCGCTAGAGCTAGATAGAGCGACAAAAGAAAGAAGGCAGTTGTTAGAAAAAGAAAAGGTAGATATTTTTCAGAAAATAGCTTATTTGAAAAAAACAAATAATCCTATAACAGAATTCATTTCTTGGTTTAAAAGAAAAAAATTACTTAATAGGATGTCAGTTTTGGAGTTAAATTTCGAAGAGGAAGTTAAAAAACCTTTTCGTCATGAGATTAAGGTAATTGAAGCATTAAAGAAAGAGCATGAAGATAAAAGCAATAATACTGAAAAATGGATTGATTCCCTATCAGAAGCAGAAATAGATAGGATGAAATTTGTGTTATCAGTTCTTGATGAGAATAAAAATTTATTTTACGGTGCAGAAGGGGAAGAACGTGCTTTTAGTGAACTTTCAAGACTTCCCGATTCTTATTTTGTTATAAATGATTACCGTAGAGAATTTTATCGGCCAATTTATGACAAGAGAAATGATGACCGGATTCATTCAATACAAATAGATCATATAGTGGTTGGTCCAACTGGTATCCATATCGTTGAAACGAAAAATTGGAGTCAGGCGTCTGTTGAAAATCTTGATTTATTTTCCCCGGTAAAGCAATTGCGCCGTTCCAGTTTTGCCATGTTCGTTTTATTAAACCAAGCCGTAGAAAACGGTGAATTAAATGTATTTAACATAAGTTGGGGCGGTCAAAAGATATCACCAAAGAATATTATTTTATTGATGAATCATAAACCATCAGAAGAGTTTCAATATGTAAAAATATTATCCCTTAATGAGATTAACAGACATATTATTTATGGAAATAAAGTTTTTTCAAATACAGAGGTTGATGCGTTGGTAAAATATTTAAGAGCAGAAGAATAA
- the pheT gene encoding phenylalanine--tRNA ligase subunit beta yields the protein MFLSLNWLKDLVNIPNSVSPEELGTKLTNYTVEVEKIEKQAARFDNVVVGKVLEVKKHPNADRLNLTRVDVGAKEPLAIVCGAPNVSAGQLVPVAKVGAVLPNGMKIEERDVRGEKSFGMICAEDELGLGGEHAGIMVLGKKVKVGQPFAEYLKLDDVVFEVDNKSLSNRPDLWGHLGMAREIAVLLDSKTTKEFKKFLTGKIEDSESLGKLSVKVEDDKLCPRYAAVKISNVEIKESPEWMQQRLTAAGMRPINNIVDATNYVMLELGEPMHAFDAALVQDIVVRRAGKDETIKTLDGIDRILDNSMLVIADKEKAIAIAGVMGSEGSEINQSTKAIILEAANFDASSIRKTSTKLGLRTEASMRFEKALDPNICDAALARCFELITETCKEAEVDSQVADLSNFTIKTGPIEFDLNWAAKRLGEDLGKKQIIKILEALGFEVDSAGAHLLRVAIPTWRATKDISIREDVLEEIARVHGYNNFPISMPVLEMRAPLVNEERKLERKIKNILALGAGSTEVYNYSFVGEEKLSKLKLNPKGYIRLVNPIASHQTMLRQNLLENLVDNIKSNQAKYDRLSLFEVGSIFWDSVGRINKDSDQKENLPFQIKHLGLIEAGAKAAEAYDKVKGKLEYLLENFDLEARFEGSEMTPEWADKRTFAKVIVAGEEIGWVANLPRAIAASLGVKKETAALEIDLEKLTKIILSLPGKMYAKPNKYPTLERDLAFVVKENVLYNNIKAEIEKFDILITKTELFDVYQGKNLPAGQKSLAFHVTYSSPDRTLESAEVDALQEKLINHLKEKYDAQIRNF from the coding sequence ATGTTTTTATCCCTCAATTGGCTTAAAGATCTAGTGAACATACCCAACTCGGTATCGCCGGAAGAACTTGGAACTAAATTGACTAACTACACCGTCGAAGTCGAGAAGATCGAAAAGCAAGCGGCGCGGTTTGATAATGTCGTGGTCGGCAAAGTTTTGGAAGTCAAAAAGCATCCTAATGCCGATCGGCTTAATTTGACGCGCGTTGATGTTGGTGCCAAAGAGCCGCTCGCGATCGTTTGCGGCGCGCCCAACGTTTCGGCGGGTCAATTGGTGCCGGTGGCCAAAGTCGGCGCAGTCTTACCCAATGGAATGAAAATCGAGGAGCGCGATGTCCGCGGCGAAAAGTCTTTTGGGATGATCTGCGCTGAAGACGAATTGGGTTTGGGCGGAGAACATGCCGGCATAATGGTGCTCGGCAAGAAAGTCAAAGTCGGCCAGCCGTTCGCCGAATATCTAAAATTAGACGATGTTGTTTTTGAAGTTGATAATAAAAGTCTGTCCAACCGCCCGGATCTCTGGGGGCACCTCGGCATGGCCAGAGAAATCGCCGTGCTCCTGGATTCTAAAACGACCAAAGAATTTAAAAAATTTTTGACCGGCAAAATTGAAGATAGCGAGAGCCTGGGAAAATTATCAGTCAAAGTCGAAGACGATAAGCTCTGTCCGCGCTACGCGGCGGTGAAAATTTCCAACGTGGAGATCAAGGAATCGCCCGAATGGATGCAGCAAAGATTGACCGCCGCGGGAATGAGGCCGATCAATAATATCGTCGATGCGACAAATTATGTGATGCTGGAATTAGGTGAGCCGATGCACGCTTTTGACGCCGCCCTAGTTCAGGATATTGTCGTAAGGCGCGCGGGAAAAGATGAAACCATCAAGACTTTGGACGGTATTGACCGCATTTTGGATAATTCGATGCTCGTTATTGCCGATAAAGAAAAGGCGATCGCCATTGCCGGCGTGATGGGTTCGGAAGGAAGCGAAATCAACCAATCAACCAAAGCGATTATCTTGGAAGCGGCGAATTTTGATGCCTCATCGATTCGAAAAACTTCCACTAAACTCGGTTTGCGCACTGAAGCCTCGATGCGTTTTGAAAAAGCGCTTGATCCGAATATCTGCGACGCGGCCCTGGCGCGCTGCTTCGAGTTGATTACGGAAACTTGCAAGGAAGCTGAAGTCGATAGCCAAGTCGCTGATTTGAGCAATTTCACCATCAAGACCGGGCCGATCGAATTTGATCTGAACTGGGCCGCGAAAAGATTAGGGGAAGATTTAGGTAAAAAACAAATTATTAAAATATTGGAAGCGCTGGGTTTTGAGGTGGACAGCGCCGGCGCGCATCTTTTGCGCGTGGCGATCCCGACCTGGCGCGCCACCAAAGATATTTCCATCCGCGAAGACGTCCTGGAAGAGATTGCCCGCGTCCACGGCTACAATAATTTTCCGATCAGCATGCCGGTTCTGGAAATGAGAGCGCCGCTCGTCAACGAAGAAAGAAAGTTGGAGCGCAAGATAAAAAATATCCTGGCCTTGGGCGCCGGTTCGACTGAAGTTTATAATTATTCTTTCGTCGGCGAGGAAAAATTGAGCAAATTGAAACTCAACCCGAAGGGTTATATCCGTTTGGTCAATCCGATCGCCAGCCATCAGACCATGCTGCGGCAGAATCTGCTGGAAAATTTGGTCGATAACATCAAATCTAACCAGGCCAAATACGACAGATTAAGTCTGTTCGAAGTCGGCAGCATTTTCTGGGATTCAGTCGGCCGAATCAATAAAGATTCTGATCAGAAAGAAAATTTACCTTTTCAGATAAAACATTTGGGCTTGATCGAGGCCGGCGCTAAGGCCGCGGAAGCTTATGATAAAGTCAAAGGCAAGTTGGAATATCTTTTGGAAAATTTTGATCTTGAAGCCAGATTTGAAGGAAGCGAGATGACCCCGGAATGGGCAGACAAGAGAACTTTCGCCAAAGTGATCGTTGCCGGCGAGGAGATCGGCTGGGTAGCTAATCTGCCCCGAGCGATCGCCGCTTCTTTGGGCGTCAAAAAGGAAACCGCCGCGCTGGAAATTGATCTGGAAAAACTGACCAAGATAATCCTGTCGCTGCCCGGAAAGATGTATGCCAAGCCGAATAAATATCCAACCTTAGAGCGCGACCTGGCTTTTGTGGTCAAGGAAAATGTCCTGTATAATAACATCAAAGCTGAAATTGAAAAATTCGATATCTTGATAACCAAAACGGAATTATTCGATGTTTATCAGGGCAAGAATCTGCCGGCTGGCCAGAAAAGCCTGGCTTTCCATGTCACCTATTCTTCGCCGGACCGGACCTTGGAATCCGCCGAAGTCGATGCCTTGCAGGAAAAATTAATCAATCATCTTAAAGAAAAATACGACGCGCAGATCAGGAATTTTTAA
- a CDS encoding four helix bundle protein codes for MGGGLEKLKIYKLSVRLEVFVHRVVDEKFPKEEKFRGSDQLKRSSSSSSDNIAESYGKYSFGAKINNLFIARGEMMETKSGLERAFLKGFISKELSEFAVNKYIELLKQTNCYINFLKHKKLK; via the coding sequence ATGGGAGGGGGTTTAGAGAAATTAAAAATCTATAAGCTATCAGTCCGCTTGGAAGTTTTTGTTCATCGCGTAGTTGACGAAAAATTTCCCAAGGAAGAAAAATTTCGCGGCTCTGACCAGTTAAAGAGATCGTCATCTTCGTCATCTGATAATATAGCCGAAAGTTACGGAAAATATTCATTTGGAGCTAAGATAAATAATTTGTTCATTGCCAGGGGAGAAATGATGGAAACGAAAAGCGGGCTAGAACGCGCCTTTTTGAAGGGTTTTATTTCTAAAGAATTATCTGAATTCGCAGTAAATAAATATATTGAATTATTAAAGCAAACAAATTGTTATATAAATTTTTTGAAACATAAAAAATTAAAATAG
- the pheS gene encoding phenylalanine--tRNA ligase subunit alpha translates to MKNKLEDLQKKILEELDKAKSGELLNELEIKYLGRKGELSNILRTIKDLGEKERQEIGALANSIKNDVTAKFEEIKREVEGKETPADFVDVTLPGKKIERGHLNPISIIQAEMEDLFISMGFLVADGPELESDYYNFEALNIPKTHPARDMQDTFYIDKKNADGEYDLLLRTHTSPVQVRAMQKYGAPLKIVVPGRCFRSEATDARHEHTLYQFEGLLIDKDINFSHLKGVLEMVGKKLFGPDTKLRMRPKFYPFVEPGTNGEYTCLLCKGKGCRLCKNSGWLEVIGAGLVHPNVLRAGGIDPEIYSGFAFGFGLSRLAQLKYGIDDARLAMSGDMRFLSQF, encoded by the coding sequence ATGAAAAATAAATTAGAAGATTTGCAGAAGAAAATTTTGGAGGAATTGGATAAGGCCAAGAGCGGGGAATTGCTTAACGAGCTGGAGATAAAATATCTCGGCCGCAAAGGCGAATTGTCCAATATTTTGCGCACCATCAAAGATTTAGGCGAAAAGGAGCGTCAGGAAATCGGCGCGCTGGCCAATTCGATTAAAAATGACGTGACCGCCAAATTCGAGGAGATCAAACGGGAAGTCGAAGGCAAGGAAACGCCCGCTGATTTTGTCGATGTCACGCTGCCTGGCAAAAAAATCGAACGAGGCCACCTTAATCCGATTTCCATAATTCAGGCGGAAATGGAGGATCTATTTATTTCGATGGGTTTTTTGGTGGCGGACGGACCGGAATTGGAAAGCGATTATTATAATTTTGAAGCGCTGAATATTCCCAAGACTCATCCGGCCCGCGACATGCAGGACACTTTTTACATCGACAAGAAAAACGCCGACGGCGAATATGACCTGCTCCTTAGGACGCACACTTCGCCGGTGCAGGTGCGGGCGATGCAGAAATACGGCGCGCCGCTGAAGATCGTGGTGCCCGGCCGCTGTTTCCGTTCGGAAGCGACCGATGCCCGCCACGAGCACACTTTATATCAGTTTGAAGGATTGCTGATCGATAAAGATATAAATTTTTCCCATCTCAAAGGCGTGCTGGAAATGGTCGGGAAAAAATTATTCGGTCCGGATACGAAGTTGCGCATGCGCCCGAAGTTTTACCCCTTTGTCGAACCCGGAACTAATGGCGAATACACTTGCTTATTGTGCAAGGGAAAGGGCTGCCGCCTTTGCAAGAATTCCGGCTGGCTGGAAGTCATCGGCGCCGGCTTGGTTCATCCCAATGTTTTGCGCGCCGGCGGAATTGATCCGGAAATCTATTCCGGCTTCGCCTTCGGCTTCGGCTTATCCCGCTTAGCCCAACTTAAATATGGAATAGACGATGCCAGATTGGCGATGAGCGGAGATATGAGATTTCTTTCGCAATTCTAG